The following proteins are encoded in a genomic region of Papaver somniferum cultivar HN1 unplaced genomic scaffold, ASM357369v1 unplaced-scaffold_10, whole genome shotgun sequence:
- the LOC113326405 gene encoding B3 domain-containing protein REM8-like, with translation MERIGNLACPSSKPHFVHPIHADSSSADQLAIPVAFEREYLVDREDSEGVATLKSPLKKSWKVKLNDFKFTDGWEDFYKAHELSTGYYLAFQYQGHDLIFRVWVFTLSYCEVEYSTESLMMSEGEDENEMDRAESVGTSKGNCECEGNGEIKSNGKGRKEPTSSDQVEVDSEESNVDDYDELEEAIPTKFAKSNILDDVETVFLIDEERKEWPIKLTRRSDGYGVHFGSGWKDFQSEKRLKKGDICLFEQKSEDKLEFTVSIIKEI, from the exons ATGGAGAGAATTGGGAACCTAGCCTGCCCAAGCTCTAAACCACATTTTGTTCATCCCATCCATGCTGATTCTTCATCAGCAGATCAGCTG GCAATACCAGTAGCATTTGAAAGAGAATACTTAGTTGACAGAGAAGATAGTGAAGGGGTAGCAACTTTGAAGAGTCCACTGAAGAAATCATGGAAAGTGAAGCTAAATGACTTCAAGTTTACAGATGGTTGGGAAGACTTTTACAAGGCTCATGAACTAAGTACTGGGTATTACCTTGCGTTTCAATATCAAGGTCATGATTTGATTTTTCGAGTTTGGGTTTTCACCTTGAGTTACTGTGAAGTTGAGTATTCAACAGAATCATTGATGATGTCTGagggtgaagatgaaaatgaaatgGATAGAGCTGAAAGTGTAGGTACTAGTAAAGGCAATTGCGAATGCGAAGGAAATGGTGAAATCAAAAGCAACGGCAAAGGCAGGAAGGAACCAACATCTTCTGACCAGG TTGAAGTAGATAGTGAAGAAAGTAatgttgatgattatgatgaacttgaAGAA GCGATTCCTACTAAGTTTGCAAAATCAAACATTCTTGATGATGTAGAAACTGTGTTTCTTATAGATGAAGAACGAAAAGAATGGCCTATTAAACTAACTCGTCGCAGTGATGGCTATGGAGTTCATTTTGGATCTGGTTGGAAGGATTTTCAGTCAGAAAAGAGGTTAAAAAAAGGAGATATTTGTCTATTTGAACAAAAGAGTGAAGATAAGTTGGAATTCACAGTTAGTATTATTAAAGAGATATAA
- the LOC113326065 gene encoding B3 domain-containing protein Os03g0619600-like — protein MSEGEDENEMHCGETGIQGMDRTESIGTSEGKGESEIQGSKLMSCKIEEDSEETDDDYEPEEIEDDSEETDDDDEPEEVSYSATSVSKYPHFVTTLKSYNIGRSFLTIPTKFAQSNIPGDVGDIILIDEEGKEWPIKLTRRSDGYGVHFGFGWYDFQAEKRLRKGDICLFEQENEDKLEFTVSIIRIRK, from the exons ATGTCCGagggtgaagatgaaaatgaaatgCATTGTGGTGAAACTGGTATTCAGGGAATGGATAGAACTGAAAGTATAGGTACTAGTGAAGGGAAAGGCGAAAGCGAAATCCAAGGCAGTAAGTTGATGTCTTGTAAAATTGAAGAAGATAGTGAAGAaactgatgatgattatgaacccgaagaaattgaagatgatagtgaagaaactgatgatgatgatgaacctgAGGAAGTTAGTTATAGTGCAACCAGCGTTTCCAAGTATCCGCATTTCGTAACTACATTGAAGAGTTACAACATTGGCAGATCTTTCTTG ACAATTCCGACGAAGTTTGCGCAATCAAACATTCCTGGTGATGTAGGAGATATAATTCTTATAGATGAAGAAGGGAAAGAATGGCCAATTAAACTAACTCGTCGCAGTGATGGCTATGGAGTCCATTTTGGGTTTGGATGGTATGACTTCCAGGCAGAAAAGAGGTTAAGAAAAGGAGACATTTGTCTGTTTGAACAAGAGAATGAAGATAAGTTGGAGTTCACAGTTAGCATTATTAGAATTAGAAAGTGA